The following is a genomic window from Blattabacterium cuenoti.
TGAATAGCGATGAAATGAGTTTCTGATGTAACAGATGGAAATCTAAAAAATCCTGTATCAGTCATTATGCCAACATATAAACAAGTAGCTATATTTTTATCAATTTTATCTAAATTATTCATATTGTATATTAATCTATAAATTAATATACTAGTTGCTGAAACGTTAGAATCAAACAACATAAAATCAAATTTGGATGGAAAAGGATGATGATCAATTAATATTGTTTTTCCTTTATAATTGGAAAACAATTCTTTCATATTTTTTATTCTATATAAATTATTAAAATCAATAAAAAATAAATAATCTGAATTATATACCTTTTTTTTTATAAAACGTTCTGTTTGATCAGACAAAATAATAATATTATCATTTCCTGGAAGCCATTTAAAAAATTCTGAATATTCTGTAGGAGAAATTAAGTACACATCATGTTTTAATTTTTTTAAATAAAAGTATAGTGCTAAAGAAGATCCTAATGCATCGCCATCTGGGTTAGGATGAATTAATAGTATTATTGTTTTTTTTTCTTTTCCGTCAATATTAGATAACCACATTACCATTACTAATTTTTCTTTTTAATCCTAATTCATCACCTTTTTTTAACATCATTAAATATGCTGAATGATATTCATTATATATCCTTCCTTCTAAAATAGACTCTTTAATATAATTCTTAATAATTCCTATTGTTTTGCATGGAGTAATATCAAAAGCGTTCATAATATCATTTCCTGATATAGGTGATTTCCAGTTTTTTATTCTATCTTGTTGTTCTAATTTTTTTATTCTTCTAACTAAAAGAAAAAAGTTTTTTTTATATGTTGTTTCTTTTTCTATATTTTTTGTTGTAATATCTGCTACACATAATCGTATTAAATCATCTAGATCATCTCCCATATCAAATAATAATCTACGTATTGCAGAATCACTAGTATTATCAGATATTAATGCTATAGGTCTAGAACTATTTTTAATAATTTTTGTTACATATTTCATAGGATATCCTTGTGGTAACTTTAATCTTTTAAAGATATTTGAAATCATTCTAGATCCTACTAATTCATGTGCATGAAAAGACCATCCTATTTTTGGAATAAATTTTTTTGTATTCGTTTTTCCAATATCATGAAGTAAGGCGGCCCACCTTAACCATATAGTATTATGTTTATTTTTACTAATATTATCTAATACTTTCAATGTATGAAAAAAATTATCTTTATGTTTATATCCATATTTTTCTTCTATACCTTGTAATAAAGTTAATTCAGGTAATATTGTTTGTAACAATCCAGAATTATATAATAATAATATGCCTACAGAAGGATTTTTAGTTAAAATAATTTTATGTAATTCTTCTACAATTCTTTCTATAGAAATAATACTAATTCTGTGTTTATTTTTTTTAATTGATTGAAAAGAAGATTTATCAATCATAAACTTTAATTGAGTTGCAAATCTTATAGCCCTTATCATTCTTAACGGATCATCAGAATAAGTAATATCTGAATTCAGTGGAGTTCTTAATATTTTTTTTTTTAAATCTAATAATCCACCAAATGGATCAATCAATTGACCATAATTTGTTTTATTTAAACTAATTGCTAAAGCGTTAATAGTAAAATCTCTTCTATTTTGATCATCTTGTAAAGAACCAGGTGCTATGATAGGATTTCTACTGCAAATATTATAGGATTCTTTTCTAGATCCTACAAATTCTATTTTTATATTTTGATATTCTAACATAGCTGTACCAAAACGTTTAAAGATATTTATTTTTGGAGATGGTGTAATATATTTAGAAACCTCTTTAGCCAATTTAATTCCTTCTCCTATAGTTAAAATATCTACATCTTTTTTTGCATCATCTTTTTTTTCTTTGTTAACCCCAAGCAAAAAATCACGTACATATCCTCCTATTACATAACAATCTTGTTTTATATTTCTTGCCGCATGAGTAATTATTTGAAATATATTGTCGTTAATAGCTGAAATTAAATTCATGTTATTTATATAAGTTATTAACGTAATATTGTTATTTTATTAGAAACCAATTTTATAATAGAAGATTCATTATACATATATTTTTCTTGTCTACGAAAATTTACAGCATAATCAATGTTATTTAATATAGATGGATGAATTTCAGAAAAAGATTTTGGAGTTGGATCCCCAGATAAATTTGCAGAAGTAGATATTAATGGTTTATTTAAATTTTTAATTAAGTGATAACAAAATGGATCCATAGTTATACGTATTGCTAAAGTTTTATCTTGTTTTATAAAAATACAGTTAGAAATTATTTGTCTAGGATTTTCATATATTATAGTCATGGGCTTATTTGTATTTTGTTCTAATAATTTCATTAATTGATTAGGAATAAATTTCACTAAATCATGTACACGATTAATATTTTCTACTAAAATAATCATAGGTTTAAATAACTTTCTATTTTTTATTTTATATATTTTTTTCACTGCTTGTATATTAAATGGATCGCACCCTAACCCCCATACTGTATCGGTAGGATATAGTAAACATTTTCCTTGATTTAATATTTTTACAC
Proteins encoded in this region:
- a CDS encoding DHH family phosphoesterase produces the protein MWLSNIDGKEKKTIILLIHPNPDGDALGSSLALYFYLKKLKHDVYLISPTEYSEFFKWLPGNDNIIILSDQTERFIKKKVYNSDYLFFIDFNNLYRIKNMKELFSNYKGKTILIDHHPFPSKFDFMLFDSNVSATSILIYRLIYNMNNLDKIDKNIATCLYVGIMTDTGFFRFPSVTSETHFIAIQLLNQGIDIQNIYFHLKVTYNISKLKILSQALNKIKIIDQYRTAYTSISESDIISSNSYNTSDTDGIVTYGLGIKNIVFSVFFFEQYKTSTIKISFRSIGQFDVNQFARKHFKGGGHKNAAGGISSISLSESIDYFLNIIKKYKHDLTFSI
- a CDS encoding CCA tRNA nucleotidyltransferase, whose product is MNLISAINDNIFQIITHAARNIKQDCYVIGGYVRDFLLGVNKEKKDDAKKDVDILTIGEGIKLAKEVSKYITPSPKINIFKRFGTAMLEYQNIKIEFVGSRKESYNICSRNPIIAPGSLQDDQNRRDFTINALAISLNKTNYGQLIDPFGGLLDLKKKILRTPLNSDITYSDDPLRMIRAIRFATQLKFMIDKSSFQSIKKNKHRISIISIERIVEELHKIILTKNPSVGILLLYNSGLLQTILPELTLLQGIEEKYGYKHKDNFFHTLKVLDNISKNKHNTIWLRWAALLHDIGKTNTKKFIPKIGWSFHAHELVGSRMISNIFKRLKLPQGYPMKYVTKIIKNSSRPIALISDNTSDSAIRRLLFDMGDDLDDLIRLCVADITTKNIEKETTYKKNFFLLVRRIKKLEQQDRIKNWKSPISGNDIMNAFDITPCKTIGIIKNYIKESILEGRIYNEYHSAYLMMLKKGDELGLKRKISNGNVVI
- a CDS encoding L-threonylcarbamoyladenylate synthase — translated: MSFINEIEQSVKILNQGKCLLYPTDTVWGLGCDPFNIQAVKKIYKIKNRKLFKPMIILVENINRVHDLVKFIPNQLMKLLEQNTNKPMTIIYENPRQIISNCIFIKQDKTLAIRITMDPFCYHLIKNLNKPLISTSANLSGDPTPKSFSEIHPSILNNIDYAVNFRRQEKYMYNESSIIKLVSNKITILR